The DNA sequence ACCAGCACCTCCCTGGGGCGGGGTCTGTCTAGCTCTACCATAAAGACACGCTGCCACCGCCCTATTTGCAGAGCGCCGTTGATAATAGGAATAGTCTCGCTCGTGCTTAAGAGAAGCTGCTGGCAGTGGGCATGGCCGTTTGGGCATTCGTTCTCAGTCATATTTACTGTGCGTATGGTGAAATCGTTGTGCTTGTAGTCGCCATTTCTAGGCGCCATACGTTCCAGGAAGCGCTTCATATCCTCGATTAATAGAGGCTCGTTTTCGTTTAATCTTATAGCCGCTGTGGTATGACGTGAAAAAATCGTCACGACGCCGTTCTTGACCCCAGCCTGCGTCAGGCAATTCTTCACGTGGTCCGTAATGTCGATAAACTCAGGGGCGTCCTTGGCCTCCAGCTTTAGCGAGAAGACTTGCACTCGCATCTTCTCTTCTGTGCTGGATATCCGCTGGGGTACCTGGACAGGCTTAACTTTGAGTGTGCTCATTTTCCTCTACTCTTTATAAGTCCTCTTAAATCTTCCCAGAGCTGTCAAGGGCCAGTAATGTCGATACAGGTGATAGTTGATCATGAAGGCATTTTCCATATCCAGGCCTTGGTAGGCTTCCTCGCCGGGTTTCGGCAGGCGCTTCAATCTTTGACCGACACCGTACCCCGGAAACCCGGTGCCAGTGTAATGAGGTTCGTCCCAGGTGCCGTCACCCTTCTGTGTCCTGCATAGGTATTCGATGCCTCGCGCAACCGAAATGCTGCCGTTCTCGCAGGAAGCTAAAAGCGACAGCAACGCCCAGGCCGTCTGTGACGGCGTACTAGGCCCCGTGCCTCTGAGTGCGAAGTCTACATAAGAGCCGCAGCTCTCTCCCCAGCCCCCGTCATCATTCTGGTGGGATTTGACCCAATCAACCGCTTTACGGATATATGGCAGAGTCATATCTTCCCCGATTGCCTGCAAGGCGGGGAGTACAGCCCCCGTGCCATAGATATAGTTAACGCCCCATCGCCCGAACCAGGAGCCATCCTCCTCTTGCTCGTCTCGTATGAACTTGTACGCTTTCGCCACTGCGGGATGTTCCTTATTGAAGCCAAGTCTGCCTAATGCTTCCAGCACATGCGCCGTCACATCCACGCTTGGCGGGTCTAAAGTCTCGCCGAAGTCCGCAAACGGTATCTTGCTCATTAAAGCCCGATTGTTATCCTTGTCGAAGGCCGCCCAGCCGCCATTCTTGCTCTGCAGCCCGAAGACCCACCGTACCCCCAAATCTATAGCGTTGCGGCGCCGCTGGTCCTCCTCACCTGTCAAGCGGGCCCACTCCAGGGCAATCAACACCTCCGCCACGTCATCCACGTCAGGATAATTGTCGTTGGCGAACTCAAAAGCCCACCCGCCGGGCGGTGTCTTCGGGGACTTCACGGCCCAGTCGCCCTTCCGCAGAATCTGGCGCGCGATGAGCCAGCGGGTTGGCCTCTGCATTTCGTCGCTTTCTGCCGACATCCCGGATTCCAGCATAGCCGTCAGAGCCAGGCATGTATCCCATACAGGTGACACACATGCTTGGACCCTCCAAGTATTCTCTTCTTCAATAGCAAAGGTCTCAAATCCTTGGAGTCCAGCGTTCATTACCGGGTGTTCCAATGTGTAGCCTAAGTGTTTCAAAGCAATAAGCGAGTAGACCCATGGTGGCTGAATGCCGCCCCAAGAGCCGTCGGCTTCCTGGTGCTCCACTATCCACTGGGCGGCCATCCTTTTCGCTGTCTCGCGTCCGATTTTCACCGGGGCCTTCTCATATAACCTGAGGAAACGGTCGGCGCTATAAAATAGCGCTCTCCAGGGGTCTGTAGGTCTGGGTATCGATAGGGATGTCTTAGTTTGCTCTTTGACAACAGGATAAAGTTCCCTAATAGCAGCCTGTGGAGGCACGGGACTAACGGGTCGGTCGGTAAGAATTATGCACATAGGCACAATAGTTGCTCTGGCCCAGCTGGAAAATTCATATATGTTAAAGGGCAGCCAACTGGGAAGTAAGACCATCTCCGGCGGCATCACCGGCAGGCCCTTCCAGTCGTACTGTCCCAGCATGGCCAGCCAGATCCGAGTGAAAATTCTGGTTTGGGGCACGCCACCTTTAGATAGAATGAATTGCCTTGCCTTCATCATCGGAGCGGCATCGGCGGAAAGGCCGCAGAGCTTAAGGGCGAAGTAGCATTCGACCGAAGTGCTTAGATTGCCCGGCGCGTCGAAATATTGCACCCAGGAGCCATCCGGTTGCTGTCGGCTCAAAATATAGTTGGCAATTTTCCTTTTTCGCTCCGGGTTATTCACACCCAGCAGATGGCAGAGCATGACATATTCGGCTTCCATGGTGGGATTGGACTCCAGTTCTCCCCACCAGTAACCCTGCTCATGCTGAATTTTAAGCATGTAGCCTTGGGCCCTCTGGACAGTAATATCCAATTGGGCCTTTAGCTGCGCTTCAATTTTATTTTGTGTGATTGTCATGGCCTTATTTATAGGCCTAAGCTCTCCCGTATTCCTTAAACCACCTCACTGCCTTCCCCAGGGCACCCTCTATAGGGCTTTGAGGCATCCCTAGTTCCCTGACTGCCTTGCCTGAGCTGACATACATAGGCTTTTGGGCCACCAGTAATCCTTCTAGAGGCAATATGGGTTGTCTCCTAAGTAATTTTCCTTCAGCCCAGTAGTCCAGCCGCGAAAGGCCTATCAGGGGCCCCAATGGTGCGCGGAATCTTGGCCCTTTCAGTCCTGTAATCTTCGCCAACAGGTCAAGCATCTCCTTCAGGGTCATGTTTTGATGACCCAGTATGTACCGATGGCCAGGTCTGCCCCTTTCCATGGCTAGAATATGGCCTATGGCTACGTCTTCTACGTCGACCAGGTTCATGCCTGTGTTCACATACGCTGGAAGGCGCCGCCGCAGGAAGTCTCGAATAATGCCCCCGGTTGGCGTAGGCTTCACATCCCACGGTCCTACGGGCGCCGTGGGATTCACCACCACCACCGGGAGACCTGAGGAGTTCATCTTCAGGGCCTCCTGCTCTCCAAGCCATTTGGAACGTTTGTAATGGCCCTTCAAGTCTTTCCATGCCGGCTGCATCTCCTCGGTTCCTTCAGCGCCCTTTGCTAGACCTATTGTCGAAACGGTGCTGGTATACACTACCTTCTCAGCGCCCGCGGCCAGCGCCTCCTGTAGGAGGGTCTTAGTGCCGTCTACATTCACCCTGTAGACCTCCTTTGGGTCACGGCTCCAAAAGGTGTACAGGGCCGCGCAGTGGAAGACCGCTTGACACCCTTTCAGTGCCCTGGCAAGAGACTCCCTGTTCTCTAAGTCTCCCTGGACTATCTCCACCCCGGTATTCTCAAGTGTTAAGGTGCTGCTGCGAGGCCTTGCCAGAGCCCTTACCTGGTAACCCTTAGCAGTTAAGGACCTCGCCAAATTCCCACCGATAAAACCTGTAGCCCCCGTAACCAATACTTTCACGTTAGGCTGGACTCAGTATCCCTCCCGATATAAGGTTGGGTACGAACCTGCCGGCAAAAACGCCAAGGCTCTTCTTTGCGGCGCCCGCCTTTTTTGCCATGGATAGGAGGATGAGAACGTTGGCGGGCCTCCGGATAGCGCCCAGCGCAATGCTCAGACCCCTACCCGAGTCATCAGTGCTGGCGAACTCCTCAATAACAGCTGGAAGGTCATCATTGACTGTGTCCACTACTGCTCTGACCGATATAAAAGGCACATTTGCCTCTGCGCACCGCTGGGCTAGCCAGTAATCTTCCATGTTCACAGTCGACACGGCGTACTCCCTAGCTAGCGCCGCTTTCTGGCGGCTGCTGCGAACAACGCCGTCAACAGTGAGAGAGTCTCCCATCGAAAACGGAATCCCGACCGCCGTCAAATTCTTCTCTGCTTGCTCCGCAAACGCGGGTGTGGCGCTCAGCACTAGCTCCTGGTTTTGCGCAAGGAATCGCTTTGCCAGGATAAGCCATCCTGGCGTGAGACTAGATGTGAGTCCGCCGCAGAACCCCAGTGCCAGCACCAAATGCGGCCTCTCACCTTCAGTAAGCAGTTTCTGCATAGATTCTATAGCGCGTTCCTTGCCTACTCCTACCGTAGTGACAGAATAGCCCTCCGTCACACGTCGGAGAGGCCACCGCAGGGCGGCAGCCTCTTCTTTTATAGCTGTGACAATGGCAATCATTTTTAGCTGGCGCCTATGCCGCTCTTGCTTACCGCGCCGGTCTTAATGAGCGTGAGCCAGTCCCTCGGATTGCCGATGGCGTTGAATATGGTGGCGGACTCAAAGCCGCAGTGCATCATGCAGTTTGCGCACCGCGGGTCCTTCCCCACGCCGTACTTTTCCCAGACCTCTTCCTTCATGACCTCCGACACATTTTTAACGTGCGCGTCGGCAAGGGGATAGCACGGAAGCCGCCAACCTTCGACGGTGTAGGTTGGATTGGAGTAGGCGGTGCACTGGTATTCCCGCTCTCCTCTCAAGAAGTTGAGGTATAGAGGGTTGTTATAGAACCGGATATCCTTGGTCTTCTCCGGGTCCAGGATCTTCTTAAAGACTGTCTTGGATTCCTCGCGCAGCAGGAACTGCTCCCGATCGCTTATCGACTGATAGTCATATCCAGGCGACACCATGCAGCCCTCAACACCCATGGCGGTGAGCATTCGGAACATCTCGTGCAGGTCATCAACGTCGCTGCCGCGAAAGATTGTCGTGTTGGTGCAAACTCGATAACCCTCCTCCAGCGCCAGCTTAATACCATCCACGGCTTTCTTGAACACGCCCTTCCTAGCAACTGACTCGTCGTGCTTCTCCTCCATTCCGTCCATGTGGATGACCCAGCAGAAGTACTTGGACGGCCTTATCTTTTTTATCACCCGTTCCATCAGCAGGCCGTTGGAACAGCAGTAGACGAAATACTTTCGATTTACCAGCTCGTTTATGATCTCGTGGATCTGAGGATGTATGGTGGGCTCCCCGCCGGCGATGGATATAATCGGGGCTCCCGACTGTTCCGCCGCCCTTATAGCCTCCTCCACCGGCATCATCTTGCTCATCACGGCCTTATATTCTCGGATGCGGCCGCATCCTACACAGGAGAGGTTGCACATCTCCAGAGGCTCCAACATAGTTACCAGGGGAAAGCGCCTTCGCCCCTTAAGTTTCTGACTCAGCATATAGGAAGCAAGACGGAGGGAAAGCTCCATGGGCCTCTTTGAAGGCCTAATAGTCCCTGTTCCAAGGGCCCTTTTCTCCTCAGTTACAACAGCCACGGTAACCCCCTAGTATTCTCGGTTTACCAAGAAATCGATTAATTCTTCGGCTTCCTGCTTTGCCCACGCATGGAGAGGCAAGCCTTCTAATGACCGAAGTCCTGAGGAAGCCTCAGCTTCTATTAGTGATTGCGCTTGCCGGCGGGCCCCGCATTCCTCAAGAACCGCCAGCACATTCTCTACATCTCCCTCGCTTAAGGATTTTTTCTGATATATAGCAGCCATCTCATTGCGGGCCTTAGGCCTGGCGTTTTCCAAAGCGTAAACAATCGGGTAAGACTTCTTGCGTCGTCTGATGTCGTTTCCGGCTGACTTTCCTGTCTGGTGCTCGTATCCCCATATACCCAACATGTCGTCTTTGACTTGGAAAATTCTGCCTAAGCGGACTCCGTATTCGATAAACGCCTCTTCGTGAGATGGGTCCTCGCTGCCCAGCAGGGCGCCGATCTGAACGCTGCAAGTAATCAAAGCCCCCGTCTTTCGCCGGATCATATCCAAATACTGGTTCTGGCTTATGGTCAAGTTATTTTCAAAGTCCAGGTCCATGCACTGGCCTTCTATCATTGCCAGGCTGCTTTCCACCAGGCTTTGCGAGACTCGGAGGGCCCTTTCCTGGGTAATCCCCTTCTCCTTTAGCCCCATGGCGGTTTGATAGGCAAGGCAGTGCATTGCGTCACCGGACACCAGGGCCTTTCCAGGTCCCCACAAGTACCAAACGGTTGGACGATGCCTCCGTTCAATATCACCGTCCTGAATGTCGTCATGTATAAGCGAGAAGTTGTGAATAAATTCCAGGGCCGCCGCGGCGGGCAGAGCCTTATTCCAGTCGCCGCCCAAAGCGTGGCATCCGAAAAGGCAAAGGGCAGGTCGCAGCGCCTTGCCTTGCCCTTCTGGCGTATCCAGCGCTTCACCCTGCTCATTCCTCCATCCCATGTGGTATTGCAGGACCCTGTCCATTTCAAAGCCTGTTTTGGGAAGCATAAAGTAAAGTTCCTGCTGCACCTGCGCTCCGTAACGAGTGAACAGGCCTGGCAGGGGCCGACGGGCAGTAGATGAAGGCGTCATAAGGTTGAAGTTTACCTGAGATTCTCTGTGAGCGACCGCATATCTCCGGGTTGAAGGTCTTAATGCTAGAGATACATCGTAATACGATGCCCGAAATCCTAACAAAGCCTACTCGCAGTGTCAATACAAATCAAATGTGATAATAGTCTCATTACTGCCGCAGAGCTTTACATCCAGGACCGCCGCGAGGTGACATTCTTGGAAGCCTGCTTTGAAGAGCCTCAGCCGTAAAAGACTAGATTAAAATCTCGAGTCGGTGCACAGAACTTGTTGGATGCTACACTGTACAGCCTAACCCCCAATTTGAGGTAAGATTAGCGCACATGGTTCCTCCTGATAGTATCTTTGGTTCTATAAATACCTGGGTGGGCGTTTATCTAGCCCTTGCCGCCGCTCTGGCAGCCTCAGGCCATTTCCTGTACCACCGCGTAATCAAACTTATCCTCCTTGGCCGAAGGGACCTGCGATTCGACCAGCCCCTCAAACGTCTTTTTAACTTCCTGCTCATCACTCCCGGCCAGAAAAAAGTCCTTCAGCGGTTCTCGCTTAAAGATAAGTCGGGCCTGGGTCACGTTATCATCTTCTATGGCTTCCTTTCCTTCCTTCTCAGCTACGTCATCTTCATCTTTGGCGATTCCGTTTGGCGGGACTTCTCCAAAACCCTGCTGACTGAGACCGGCGCCCAGGTCTACGCCATGTACCTTGACATAATGGCTGGCGCTATATTATTCGCCTTGGCCTGGGCTTTCCTACGTCGATGGGTGGCCAAGCCCCACCGGCTCAGCTTTGACCTCACCAGGGCCAAGGACGCCGTTATAATAGTCGCCCTCATCGCCACCCTAATGGTATCTACCCTTCTGACTGAGGCCTTTTACGTCGCCAAGGGTGGAGTTGGCCCGGAGTCCAAGGTTATCATAGGCGGCGCCATAGGCGATTGGTTCGTTGATTTGGGTATAGGCTTCCATACCGCCAATACTTTCCACGGTCTCTTCTGGTGGCTCCATCTGCTGACTATTCTGGGCTTCGGCATATATATCCAATTCTCGAAGCATATGCATATGATGGCAGCCCCGGTAAACTCGTTCTTTAAGTCTCTCAAGCCTTCGAGTGTGATGGATCCTATCGACCTGGAAAAAGCCGAGCATTTCGGCGCAGGCAGAGTCCAAGACCTCACCTGGAAGCAGCTCCTGGACGGCTACGCCTGCGCCGTCTGCGGCCGATGCACCGCGTCATGCCCGGCCCACCTGACAGGCAAGGTCCTTTCGCCCATGCATATCGTTGAGAACACTAAAGATTACTTATTGGAGTTCGGACCTGTAGTAGCCAGGGGACAGGAGCCGCCAGCCGACAAACCTCTCATTGGGCATGCTGTGTCGGAAGAAGCCATCTGGGACTGTGTTACCTGCGGCGCATGCATGGAGGAGTGCCCGGTACAGGTGGAGCACGTGCCCACGATTATGGACATGCGCCGCAATCTGGTGCTCGAGCAGTCCAAGCTGCCCCCCACGGCTATGGACGCCCTTATGAGCATGGAGCAGCGAGGCCATCCGTGGCGCGGCAGCCAGTTCTCTCGTATTGACTGGGCCAAGGGCCTTGATGTTAAGACCATCGCGGAAAAGCCGAGTGCTGAAGTCCTTTTCTGGGTGGGCTGCACCGCCGCTCTAGAGCAGAAAAGCCAGCGCATCGCCCGCGCGATGGCGAGGGTACTCCTTCGCGCCGGCATTGACTTCGCCATCCTCGGCGACGAGGAGCGTTGTACCGGCGACCCGGCCCGTCGAATGGGCAACGAGTATCTTTTTCAGACTCTGGCCGCCCAGAACGTTGCTGCGTTCCAGAAATATAGCGTCAAAACGGTGGTGACTACTTGTCCTCACTGCTTCAATACCCTCCGCAATGAGTACCCTCAACTTGGACTCTCATCTAATGTTCAGGTGCTTCATTACACCCAGTTTGTTGACAGTCTGATAAAGGACGGCAAACTCAAGCCCGTCAAAGCCATCAACGAGACCGTTGCTTACCACGACTCCTGCTATTTAGGCCGGCATAACGGGATTTATGACCAGCCGCGCGACATCGCGAAAGCCATTCCAGGCTTAAAACTGGTGGAGATGGGGGAACGATGCCGTGAGCGGGGCTTCTGCTGCGGCGCCGGCGGCGGGCATCTATGGATTGAACAGAGCCGGGGCACGCGCATCAACCACGCCCGCACTGAACACTTTCTCGCTACGGGGGCTAAGACAGTGGGAGTCTCATGCCCTTACTGCCTTCAGATGCTTGAAGAGGGCGTTGAGTCAAAAGGCAAGTCGGGCGAGAGGAAGGTCCGTGACGTTCTGGAGCTCCTGGCAGACAGTGTGGAGGGTTAGGGCTAACCCGCGGTTTAATTAGTAAGCTTCGAATTATCGACTCGCTATTCTATAGACCTGGCATGAGCTATTTCACGGCGTCCTATGGATCGAACGTCAAGTGACTTTACTGAAACCACTACTACTGTTTCACCGTCTAAAGCTGTAAATTCAACTTCATAACCTTTGGCGCCGTGACTTAGTACTACTGTCCCGACGTCTCCCCTCTTCAGCCTGTGTTCAGGCAAGTCAATATTTAAGACTACTATATCTAAGTCTCTAATCATCTTTTGCTCCTCCGCAGAGGATATGCGGTTACTAACCTGGGTACGATGCTACCCGAATCTATAAACCACACCACGCGTACTACAGGATTTCTGCTATCGGGAGTTTTAATTCTACTCTCAATAGTGGACCTCATTCCAAAGACGGATTCTTCTGTGAGAGCTACATCATGTTCCTTTGCATGCTGCAAGAGAGCGCTTGCGAGGGTTTCTATTGAATTAGATGAAAAGCCAAACTGCTCAAAGAAGACCGCCTTGTGGCGGCCATAGGAGTGAGAACGAGAGAGAAGATAGTCAGCTAGCTTGGAATCAGGAACTTCTGCATTGTTTAAATTGGGCAACTTCATAGCTTTGTAACTAGCCCTACCACCTCCCTCACCGCTGCCTTCAAATCCACATTCACCACTACCGGTA is a window from the SAR202 cluster bacterium genome containing:
- a CDS encoding YjbQ family protein, producing the protein MSTLKVKPVQVPQRISSTEEKMRVQVFSLKLEAKDAPEFIDITDHVKNCLTQAGVKNGVVTIFSRHTTAAIRLNENEPLLIEDMKRFLERMAPRNGDYKHNDFTIRTVNMTENECPNGHAHCQQLLLSTSETIPIINGALQIGRWQRVFMVELDRPRPREVLVQVMGG
- the shc gene encoding squalene--hopene cyclase gives rise to the protein MTITQNKIEAQLKAQLDITVQRAQGYMLKIQHEQGYWWGELESNPTMEAEYVMLCHLLGVNNPERKRKIANYILSRQQPDGSWVQYFDAPGNLSTSVECYFALKLCGLSADAAPMMKARQFILSKGGVPQTRIFTRIWLAMLGQYDWKGLPVMPPEMVLLPSWLPFNIYEFSSWARATIVPMCIILTDRPVSPVPPQAAIRELYPVVKEQTKTSLSIPRPTDPWRALFYSADRFLRLYEKAPVKIGRETAKRMAAQWIVEHQEADGSWGGIQPPWVYSLIALKHLGYTLEHPVMNAGLQGFETFAIEEENTWRVQACVSPVWDTCLALTAMLESGMSAESDEMQRPTRWLIARQILRKGDWAVKSPKTPPGGWAFEFANDNYPDVDDVAEVLIALEWARLTGEEDQRRRNAIDLGVRWVFGLQSKNGGWAAFDKDNNRALMSKIPFADFGETLDPPSVDVTAHVLEALGRLGFNKEHPAVAKAYKFIRDEQEEDGSWFGRWGVNYIYGTGAVLPALQAIGEDMTLPYIRKAVDWVKSHQNDDGGWGESCGSYVDFALRGTGPSTPSQTAWALLSLLASCENGSISVARGIEYLCRTQKGDGTWDEPHYTGTGFPGYGVGQRLKRLPKPGEEAYQGLDMENAFMINYHLYRHYWPLTALGRFKRTYKE
- a CDS encoding NAD-dependent epimerase/dehydratase family protein, giving the protein MKVLVTGATGFIGGNLARSLTAKGYQVRALARPRSSTLTLENTGVEIVQGDLENRESLARALKGCQAVFHCAALYTFWSRDPKEVYRVNVDGTKTLLQEALAAGAEKVVYTSTVSTIGLAKGAEGTEEMQPAWKDLKGHYKRSKWLGEQEALKMNSSGLPVVVVNPTAPVGPWDVKPTPTGGIIRDFLRRRLPAYVNTGMNLVDVEDVAIGHILAMERGRPGHRYILGHQNMTLKEMLDLLAKITGLKGPRFRAPLGPLIGLSRLDYWAEGKLLRRQPILPLEGLLVAQKPMYVSSGKAVRELGMPQSPIEGALGKAVRWFKEYGRA
- the hpnH gene encoding adenosyl-hopene transferase HpnH — translated: MELSLRLASYMLSQKLKGRRRFPLVTMLEPLEMCNLSCVGCGRIREYKAVMSKMMPVEEAIRAAEQSGAPIISIAGGEPTIHPQIHEIINELVNRKYFVYCCSNGLLMERVIKKIRPSKYFCWVIHMDGMEEKHDESVARKGVFKKAVDGIKLALEEGYRVCTNTTIFRGSDVDDLHEMFRMLTAMGVEGCMVSPGYDYQSISDREQFLLREESKTVFKKILDPEKTKDIRFYNNPLYLNFLRGEREYQCTAYSNPTYTVEGWRLPCYPLADAHVKNVSEVMKEEVWEKYGVGKDPRCANCMMHCGFESATIFNAIGNPRDWLTLIKTGAVSKSGIGAS
- a CDS encoding polyprenyl synthetase family protein, producing the protein MTPSSTARRPLPGLFTRYGAQVQQELYFMLPKTGFEMDRVLQYHMGWRNEQGEALDTPEGQGKALRPALCLFGCHALGGDWNKALPAAAALEFIHNFSLIHDDIQDGDIERRHRPTVWYLWGPGKALVSGDAMHCLAYQTAMGLKEKGITQERALRVSQSLVESSLAMIEGQCMDLDFENNLTISQNQYLDMIRRKTGALITCSVQIGALLGSEDPSHEEAFIEYGVRLGRIFQVKDDMLGIWGYEHQTGKSAGNDIRRRKKSYPIVYALENARPKARNEMAAIYQKKSLSEGDVENVLAVLEECGARRQAQSLIEAEASSGLRSLEGLPLHAWAKQEAEELIDFLVNREY
- a CDS encoding (Fe-S)-binding protein, encoding MVPPDSIFGSINTWVGVYLALAAALAASGHFLYHRVIKLILLGRRDLRFDQPLKRLFNFLLITPGQKKVLQRFSLKDKSGLGHVIIFYGFLSFLLSYVIFIFGDSVWRDFSKTLLTETGAQVYAMYLDIMAGAILFALAWAFLRRWVAKPHRLSFDLTRAKDAVIIVALIATLMVSTLLTEAFYVAKGGVGPESKVIIGGAIGDWFVDLGIGFHTANTFHGLFWWLHLLTILGFGIYIQFSKHMHMMAAPVNSFFKSLKPSSVMDPIDLEKAEHFGAGRVQDLTWKQLLDGYACAVCGRCTASCPAHLTGKVLSPMHIVENTKDYLLEFGPVVARGQEPPADKPLIGHAVSEEAIWDCVTCGACMEECPVQVEHVPTIMDMRRNLVLEQSKLPPTAMDALMSMEQRGHPWRGSQFSRIDWAKGLDVKTIAEKPSAEVLFWVGCTAALEQKSQRIARAMARVLLRAGIDFAILGDEERCTGDPARRMGNEYLFQTLAAQNVAAFQKYSVKTVVTTCPHCFNTLRNEYPQLGLSSNVQVLHYTQFVDSLIKDGKLKPVKAINETVAYHDSCYLGRHNGIYDQPRDIAKAIPGLKLVEMGERCRERGFCCGAGGGHLWIEQSRGTRINHARTEHFLATGAKTVGVSCPYCLQMLEEGVESKGKSGERKVRDVLELLADSVEG
- a CDS encoding DUF4926 domain-containing protein codes for the protein MIRDLDIVVLNIDLPEHRLKRGDVGTVVLSHGAKGYEVEFTALDGETVVVVSVKSLDVRSIGRREIAHARSIE